The following nucleotide sequence is from Pararge aegeria chromosome 13, ilParAegt1.1, whole genome shotgun sequence.
tacaaatttttgaccgggggatgctttataatggcagtccaaaacagatttttgtttaatttttgtctgtctgtctgtctgtccgggcatcacgtgaaaactactgaatgtattcaaaattcaaataaaacttggtatagtggtagttgatattccgggtcaatatataggcttctttttatctcgATAAACGATAAGTTTCggccgggaaatgggatgaaaattttatcaattttacttcatagctccgataaatttaaaccgattttaatgattatttttttatttgtaagtgtgtactatcaagcatgtacaGTCTTATTTCAATAAGgatcttataaatattgtatataactcttcacaaataactgttagtcgcaaggcatatgggacaacgatcgaaggaTGGTAATccttgtatgtatgtatgtatgtatgtatcaactaaaataccacgtTAAGTAATAGTAGATACATACcgacgatgattatgatgcaTCAGAATATTCTaacttctcgattgactcatacgcggacgtagtcgctggggtccgctagttaataataaagtgGATCTCTGCTCTATAATTCTGTCATTTAGACGAGAGTTTTGTGTTTGAACATTAAAGGGATGGGACAATAACAGGCTGAGAATGATAATGATTTTACGTAAAATACcatatcattttttaaatatccattaacataattaaaataaattatataataaatgcatcgtggaatcatttatattaataagaaatCATGAGGGAGAATGAATGAAAattttatgagtttttttttttaactttggaatatattactacacaatatacctacttataccaGGGCATCCCTAACTGTGCACCGCGATGTCTTAGTGCTCCACGGTATTATCCCAGGGGTGTTGTGAGgcgatctttttttttatgtttttatcttgtaacaaaaaatttgatgcaattcaaaattctttaatcatgtatgcctatcacaggcacttatgaagcattcatactcGTCGtatatgttatcaccatcacttcacAACAATggtattgtgaggtgatggtgataactacatttgttaacttTAACCTTCATGCCCTGGTCTAACTAAATGTAGTTTTTcctttaaattgttattaggCTAGAATTACTAGTAGGTGAATGTATGGCAAGAACTGCAAGAAGGCCAGGTTGTCGAAAGAATATGGCAACTTCCCAACGGTGTCAATGTTAAAATAAGTTTGGGAAACCCTGACTTATACATCAGATCACTTACTTACATAAACAATTTGAAGTTGGGTAAAAAGGGTAATATCAATTAAGATCTAACCAATTGAAGAAAAATTTTATGTGTGTTAAATCAATTCTCTATTGAAATTAACCTATGGTACATTTTGACTTTCTAAGAAATATTCAATTTGTGGGAAGTTATTCAAGTCCAGTGAAGAATTTTGACAGAAAATCTTTAGGCTTGGGCTCTTCGGTTGGCTTGAAATATGCCATAACATGGCCCTTCTGCTTCCAGATATTTACAGTTTCCTTCAGCTCCATCTGACCCTGAAATATGATGTTACATTTACTCAATTTTCTAGAATAATTGAATATTACATAtgacttaatttatatttagtgtGTTACTGTAAGACTGTGggtggtatttttttaaagaaaaacctaTTGCTATGTTGCACAATAAGATTGatttaagaattataaatagatatataaatggTGAAATACCTTGATGACAAGAATATCAATAACTCTTATATCCTTAACATCcttgtttttcaaaaaaatttctTTTAGTTTTGATCTGCATTGTGCTTCTGATTTTGGGATGTCAAAATCCTTCACTGAAAACAATGGaaggttaatttatataataaatcctGAAATATGTAGTATTGCTGATATTCTCAAGTTAAAACCTAACATTACGAGAAAACTTCGTCGTAATGTTAGGTTTTAACTGATGACATAATAGGCTACAAACCGATGTAGGGAATTTGACGATACCATGCTTTGTAAAGGCTTAAAACTCTCGATCTTGCATCTGCCTGGGTCAAGGAAAGCACGGGTCTTACTGTTTTGGTGCCAACTTGTATAGCTTGTCTGGCCGACAttgttgaatttaaattttaagaaaactaCTTCATTCGACAAttcttgtaataaatattgACATATTTTGGATTCTAGTGTCAATTAATGACACTTATCGTTTTACTCACAGACAGACGTCAAACAGCTCTGTGACCTCCAACAAAGAGGACGCTCTGAGTTTTTGAAAGTAATCTATGTTAATGGTTCGTTCAACTTAACTTGAACGTATTAAACCATCCCGTCCCGTACTACTCTACTTGGTTTGGCTTTGTACCGCATTTCGTCAAAATATTTATCCATTTGATAAGTTCATGCTATGTATATATGGTGTAGTTGAAAATCCGATGCACAATCGCATGTCGCGTATTGGGCATCGGAGCAAAAAAAATCCCGTATTGGATCTTACaagttatgacaaccctaatgaTAATGGTAAATGGTAAGAAGCTCTTGTACTTTGTAGTGCGAGATCCGGTATAAGAAATGTATACCCTcatctgttattattttattaatgacaagaaataaatgatagataacaTAGTCATTGATATGTTGCTAGTTAAATTACGTACagtattaaatttcttttttttattaaatttatataatcgaCTTTTCTCATAAGTTATTCAAAAAGTCGTTCACTAGATAAGAGACCATACCAACAGAATTGAAAAAGTTAAGGTTGCCTTTTAACCCCTCTGCGCAGTTGTGTATTGCCAGGTGTCAGGTGGCCAGGTTTAAGCAGGTAAGTAAATGTTACTGATACGCTCgtatatattgttatataacGTGTTATCCCGTAGGGAAAAAATATGTTTCCGGGATTTTctattactttcacatttttcatAACTCTTTAGAACCAATTCTGAAGCATTCCACGCAGACTAATTCGTGGGCGGAAGCTGGAATATAAAGGCGatagtttgtatatttgttacttaatcacgtCGCAAAgattgaaccgatttggctgaaatttgttacagagatatatTATCGTCTGGAATagcataggcttctttttatcccgggaataAGAGGGTTTCCGCGGGGTTCACAGCAGTGAGTATTGCTGTCACTACtgttagacctgtcaattttaACAATGTATTACCGCTATGAATGCAAATATAAAAACGTTGCTAATAAAGGAGGGTACCCTATACAAGAAACGTGTTTTCTTCTCGCTCTATAATAATGTTGTAAAAGTTTTTTAGAGCACCTAGGAACAGAACCCTTTCATGTGGAAATTCAACTCGATTACACTAGATTTTACTAGATTATATCAAAATTGGTAGCTAAATCTTACTTATCAtaatccaaattttttttaaacaatttttgatCAAAATCATTGAAGTTGAAGCAGACAACTGAgactccctcaggcatatatgaaaaaaattatagtaagagTAGAGTAACACAAtttactattaaaccaaaaatataataaaaaatcaaattctaattatatcaacttggttcaacaaaatattcaatgtattagaggaaaagacttagagattgaattattttttaatgattttaacattatcattttatgtattactgagcactggttgaaaacccatgaatatttgtttaattttggtaaccgccaggttggtagttcgttcgccagggttacagcgatttatggaggctctttaattttattaatctgTCGGGGAATCTGACGGAAACCGGATGTTAAGAACGTAATTAACGCGGACTTTGCTGCTTTGAAATAAGTACTATCTATTGTCACTGTCAACAGGTAGTAGTACCTTTTATAAAGcttgaaagtttattaatttttattgattgaaCGCCACTACGAGCTAAGTAAATGAAGTAATATAGCGGACGGGCTACGCGACGCGGTGTGTCCGGGTATATTGTGCGTTGTAGAACTACAAGTTTCTAATATTCATAAtccgtttaaaggaaattgcatacaattctacaataaactacccattgacatcttggagatgtctcttaaaaagttcaaagtttgtattaaagtaagcttatagaaaactcctattatagtataattttaaatgacattgtgagatggtgataacaaaaaaaaacatccggctaagtttgttgtgggctcgtcgctttagttttaagtttaagaatgtggttatcaccatcatctcactaccgtgtaattcttatgtgcggatcaaaagtgccacctatgggcctactagaaaaaagatatatttgactttgactttgaatgatAACACGGTACTAAATACCTATTGTCAGTTATATATTTCACATTGTTTTCATCAGCCAGATACTTTGCGGAACTGCCTTTAACACTGTAAGTTCAAAAGCCTATTTGAGACTAAAAGTTTATGATCTAGAGTAGcaactttaaatgtaaaaatttgtaaattaaagcATTATTTTGTCAAGACAGTTTATTTATGCGCATTTaacaatgtatattttatattatgctttATTATTTTGGGTATTGGTTTCATAATcgcgtatttttataaatgcagCTATAAAGAAACCTAAAGTGTTCTTAGACAAGTCTTCCACTTTCCGTAATGGATCATCCAACGGCCCAAACCTTTGTACCATAGCcctgtaaacaaaataattatttcgtaTAGTCCGAATCAAAATAACATCTCGAACTTCGTGATATTCGGTATTCCCAATCAGCGGAATGGTACAGTTGACTACCGTTAACTTCCGCGACgactatacattttaaatcgGACTATACATTAGTTTactattttacttttactattttaatgtcAGGCAAGTGAGATATAGGTCATCAGCATTGGTTGGCAAGTGCTTCTGCATTTCAGTATAATGTCGGGTAGAAACcaaatgggtttaatataactgccatacaggtCAGTTGCTACCATGTTACCACTGCAGCATCCCtaaccacctggtgagattgcagttttATTCCTGTACATATACctggaataacaaaaaactgCTCTGCTAAGAGTAAACCAACTGAGAAGAAGGGTAAAAGTTTACCCTTCATCTCAGTTGGTTGGTAGGATCTCAAAGAATGACAGTAACAATCAgcttaaacatttattatttacctgtgCTCATCCGATAGACCAACATCTGGTAAGCCTGGCCCACCGTAAAATGGATCTGCTGGTATAAGTTGCAAACATTGAAAATTTTTCAACACCCAAGCAACCATGCCTTCATTTTCATCTATAGTCACAGTGCAAGTGCTGTAAACTAATTTGCCACCCACTTTTAACACTTGTACAGCCTGaatcaaataaaacaagtaaGAATTTAGGTCCCATAGAAATtagaatataaagaaaatagttATAAAACACTCACTGCATCAAACAACTTTCTTTGAACAAATTTGTATGATTGCAACATTTTCGGAGACATTTTACATTCACTTAGTTGTGGCCTTTGCCCTAAGCCACTGCAAGGTGCATCTAAAAGAACTTTATCAAATGTTTTCGAAGAAAATGGAGGGCATTTTAGATCAGCATTTCTATCTGAATGGCATTTCCTTGAATCATAAACATATGCATCAACACAAGAAACACCCTGTGTTTCACAGGTTTGCTTTATCTTGGCTACTTTTTGTTCACTTTTGTCTATGGCTATgatatgtgcctgtaattaaaaattaaatttgtgttcctgttaaaaaagaaaataggtacatatgatcaattaaataactttgaataacagaaattaaattataccataaacaaattttattataaactgtaGTTACTTTGTTATCAGACATTTCAGCCAGATGAGTGGTTTTGTTTCCTGGGGCAGCACACATATCTAAAATATGCTCATAAGCCTTTGCATCAACAACCCATCCTGTCACAATTGATGGAaaattttgtagtaataattgccCCTTAGGGCAGACTGTTTCATTAATTACTGGCAATCGTGATGTAGGAAGCAATGTATGAATTGCAATTccactgaaataaattatgcaCATAAATAAACTTGTAGGTTACACATAATTAGTTGTGTCACATATAAATGTGGACATGTAAAAAAAGGCATTTTATACAAGTTACATTAAAATCATATTGTTTAGCTTAATGTTGTCTTAGTCtaccaaattttaatgttcttaCACTAAGTAGATTAatttactaatataattttgctcatcatcatatcaacccattgctggcCCACTACCATCCTATCCACTGGAGTATCACCACTTCATTGCATGCAATAGCTAAAATTTACTATGGCACACTGGTTATCAAGGTCATGTAACACTTAGTTTGCAGCAGACTTATACTTACTTTGCTAGTATTCCATTATCAAAAAGATCATGacgtaacatttttaaatatccagTTCCAACATAAAGTTTGTTCCCATTATATTCCACTTTCAGACCTCTCTTACATTGACCATCCAAATCAGCATAAATATCAACTTTTTCCTCCAATTGGACATCTGaaataaggaaataattttTTCACGAGAATGCTACagttaacttttagtggaataataaaGAATCAATATATGTCTATGGTTTATTGATTGTAGCATAGTGGGGATGATGTTTGCAAACCtctcaaaaatataattttctgaCAAACAAAGCTAAGTAATAGTCGGCTGCTTCGCTTTACCAGTGTGTGGCAGAATGAGAGGTGTGCATACTACATGCTAGAACAAAAGCAGTAACATTTTTAGTTTTGGTCTTATTTTCAGAATATTTTTAGTACCTACTAGTAGGGAGTCCTAGCACTCCAGGAGCATAGACATGTGCACCCCTTAACACTGCAGCGCCGCATATAGTATCAACTATTACTTCATTTCCACTTCTCTCAACAACAGTATCTGTAGGCCACTGCTTAACAACAACACAGTCAGGTTGTATAAAACTTATGTCAGGTATTAGTGCACTGTTTAGTTCCTTGCTTTGCTGAAAAGTAAAATAACTACAACATGTTAGACAACTTGGATATACTTTAACAATACTTCATCACAGCCTAAtctcccactgctgggcatgaGCCTCCACTGCGGAGGACATTTGGATCCTTGTAGCTTTAatgttaagtttacaaatgtagttattagtTGCATCAAAagagcctatttgaataaagaaataattggaCTTCATGAGAAAGAGATTGAGATCTCGGATCCATTATTCTGCTTGGAGGTGAGGATTGCTTTAAAATTACCACATAGTTACTGGGACCAAATAATTCACAAGACTTGGTTGTGGAATCTACCAATTTCACTACAATAAGTTCAAGGAAAAGTGGAAATTCAAGTAGAAGACAAGCCACAAAATACAAcaagagaataaaataataatgtgacAAGTTTAAATAAGTCTCTATGGAGAACAAAGATTTaggttaatatattatatgaaaagtATAATCCATACTTACCTCCTCTAAGAATTTTTGCAATTGGTTAATATCAAAGTTTGTTAACTTATTCACTCTGAATATTGTATAATTTGGCGCTTTAGAAAGCCAATTCTGTAAACTACTCAAAACCATTGTGTTTTGTGCAAAAACGATAATTAtaatgacatatttttaaattccttcAAAACAAATCGTACATGtgtactatggagggtagaggtaaggagagtcatctgtgtatatgaaaaagtgtcgtcaaaatgtattaaattaggatggcgccacatttgcatcagggtaactcttaaaagaagcgccaaatataaatattgttagagtaggcttgaaaaataaacaaggtagtatggagatacaaggaagtaaggttatatttaccacaatattttgtacaacgtaagttgttgaaattctcaataattaactactttagtcgataatgacattaaagtttttaactcggcatacttcaattcatctacgattgctacattcataccataccctgtgcatccaccagcgccattgtggaggatttttgaactgttatttagcgcaacaactggacactttttcaacttttctcccatataagatgactctccttacctctaccctccataatgtGTACACACTACAACACATGTGACatgactatggagggtagaggtaaggagagtcatcttatatgggagaaaagttgaaaaagtttccagttgttgcgctaaataacagtagactaaagtagtttattattgagaatttcaacaacttacgttgtacaaaatattgtggtaaatataaccttacagatttattataaccaaacgtgcgtttagagtgattttatttcgtaaacagtaaatagtacggtatttatatttggcgcttcttttaagagttgtttctttttatgcaaatgtggcgccatcctaatttaatacattttgacgacactttttcatatacacagatgactctccttacctctaccctccatagacaTGACACACTTTACTGACCACAGATTAACCACATTATTACCACAGATTGCTTGTTTGGTAAACCTTTGGCATCACTTTGGCATATTGATATGACAGTGTCATTGAGTTAGGGTTTATcttgattttattgtttattgtttttagatCTTGATGGTTGTAATTTTAGTGTGCATGAAGtgcatttgtttaaaattaagatTTGTGTTAATGAATATTGACAATGTGACAGAAATTAAATGTGTGCGTTTACCTCGCCAGTCGCTAAGAGTGACAATTCTTGTTcctattgtaaatattttttcttctgagaataaataaatgtgtctgaaactaaataataatgtgaGCGACACTGCTGCCCGATTTAGTAACTTATCTAACTAGTTACCCAATGATCATCGTCACATAAAACATAATTGGACGGCCAAAGTTTGCAAAGTTACTAAATACGGTgatctataataatatgttgGTTGGTAAATACCTGATCTATAAAATGTTGGTTGGTAAATGGCACTGTCCCCGACaacaaacacagcgtcttcgccggcgaagatgagggccccgatttctgacgtcatccggacgtgaaCCCTTTCCCTttccacggtcacgggggcgttcagACTAAataatgattagtccaaaagtccatcAACAGTCAGATttacgtcgaaccgagccgaggtccgagtcctcgcaggaggcactcTCGGGTTGACGTCCCACCCACcttcccccgatgtcgtcgagctttggggctcttctcatggcgagctctcgcaCTCGCCCCACTCcgccggtgacgccgtagcaacccctcctTCCAACTTGccggtggttatcggcaagtgtccatccgaaaaatgaGATGGCACTGTCCCATTTATCAGACAAAAGTCAAAAGACTGGTGCAGCTGCTGAATCTGCTCAAGCGATACTTTTCATCACTAATGCTTCAGCTGATTACCCCAGTATTTTGTTCAATAAAATACTATGTATTATTTAGCTcacaatatcttttttttaattccaaaaatTTACAAGCCTTATTTTCGGTCATGTAACCATGCAACACTGAATGCTCCAGTAATGCCAATCCGTTCATTCTTCAAGTTATGATGGACCAGGTGGCCACTGCGGGCACGGATGAGATATCAGTTTGGCCACTTGGTCGTACCTTTTtaaatgttgtatttttttatataatctggtCTGTGTATATAATCTTTAtaacaaagagtatataaacacaAAGCTGATTCAACAGActatcgtttaaaatattatacataaatttaacatttattttaattatggtaTGTAAAGATGGAGAAAGATATGCTAAACTAGTATGTACTGCTATAAAGTGACCgtttattcaatattaatttaataatattttttatttaaagctggCCACTTTCGCCGATACGTGGCATAGGCACGAACAACTTCCACGTTCGCCGCCATTTTGACATCCAGCGAATAGTAGAGACTTCAGTGGATTGAAGCGTTTTTAcgtgatattttattagattttctCGAAAAAAAACGTAAGTTTTTCACTTTCCcctagttataataattatatattgaaaTGTGTGCATGGACTCGTGTATCGCGACTTACACAAACCCTGGGTGGTGACTCTTAACAGAACGACCAACAGCGGTGTTCGCTAATCTTTGTCTAATTATTACGTTACACTTGTGTTTCAcgaaatttaattgtttatttattgcagttttatccgtatttatatttattgggtACCACTGGTGGGATTTCGCCATGTACGTCTTATTGTACCTGTGACTTGCCATGTCATTATCATTGATTATAGTAACATAGTGTCGGATTGGATGAGTCAGAGTGAATGTATTCTTTAATAATTTCTCTTTCAGACGGCTTATAAAACCACAAAATGGGGAATATGtttgcaaatttatttaaaggccTGTTTGGCAAAAAAGAAATGAGAATATTGATGGTTGGTCTTGATGCAGCTGGTAAAACCACAATCTTATACAAACTTAAATTAGGAGAAATTGTAACAACAATTCCCACAATCGGTAAGtgcaatttatttaatgatcTTAATCAATTTGTTTACTCAGTAAAAATGGTTATGCAAAAGTAATTTCTGTATTTGTAGAAGTCAAT
It contains:
- the LOC120628756 gene encoding NADH dehydrogenase [ubiquinone] 1 alpha subcomplex subunit 6-like encodes the protein MSARQAIQVGTKTVRPVLSLTQADARSRVLSLYKAWYRQIPYIVKDFDIPKSEAQCRSKLKEIFLKNKDVKDIRVIDILVIKGQMELKETVNIWKQKGHVMAYFKPTEEPKPKDFLSKFFTGLE
- the LOC120628580 gene encoding tRNA (cytosine(72)-C(5))-methyltransferase NSUN6 yields the protein MVLSSLQNWLSKAPNYTIFRVNKLTNFDINQLQKFLEEQSKELNSALIPDISFIQPDCVVVKQWPTDTVVERSGNEVIVDTICGAAVLRGAHVYAPGVLGLPTNVQLEEKVDIYADLDGQCKRGLKVEYNGNKLYVGTGYLKMLRHDLFDNGILANGIAIHTLLPTSRLPVINETVCPKGQLLLQNFPSIVTGWVVDAKAYEHILDMCAAPGNKTTHLAEMSDNKAHIIAIDKSEQKVAKIKQTCETQGVSCVDAYVYDSRKCHSDRNADLKCPPFSSKTFDKVLLDAPCSGLGQRPQLSECKMSPKMLQSYKFVQRKLFDAAVQVLKVGGKLVYSTCTVTIDENEGMVAWVLKNFQCLQLIPADPFYGGPGLPDVGLSDEHRAMVQRFGPLDDPLRKVEDLSKNTLGFFIAAFIKIRDYETNTQNNKA